The Bacteroidota bacterium DNA segment TACAATAAACCTGCAAGCCAGCATTCTTTATACCTGAATAAAGACTGTCAAGCTGGGCTGCTTTTTTATCAACCCATTGCCTTTCGGGAGAACCAATGGGCATAATGTCAGGATCGACCTCTGACCAATCCACTGCCAGTTGGGCTGATTTAAACAGGGAAAATACTTTTCCATTGTACCCCATTTTTTTCAGAACTTCAGGCTGATTAAACTGGCTCTCATACGGTTTTTCTCCAGGATTATCATGAACCATATCCAGGATTAATGGCAACGATTTGGGCTGTGCACCTAAACCTGAATAGGCAACAATTGCAAATAATAAAAGGAGCATTTTTTTAATGTTCATTCTTCTCATTTTTATTTTATTTAACTGTTTATCATCAGAAATCAATAAAAGCTAATATTCAGAGTAATTTTTTACTTATAACAATAATTTTTCAGCACATCTTTTCCCAAATTCCCGTTGGGCAGCAGCGTCAAAATGAACCGTATCCACCTTGTGATTCAAGCCTTTGGAAGATACGACCTCTATGTTGCGATGTTTACCTGCCATCTGAAACAAAATCGCATTAAAAACTTTCGCCTCCGGTACTTTTTTCGTATAGAAACTTCCAGGCTCTCCAAAAACGACAGGAATGGAACGAACGTTGACCCCCCAGATCTTTTTGCAAGTTCATCAATAATAAACAACAACAATGGAATCAGCTTTCTCATCACAATAAATTAAGGATCATTTAATTTCCTGCTGGATTTAGTGTCAACAACAATGGTTGAATCAATTGAACTCCCTGATATTCGCCTGGAGATAATTTCAACTGATGTATTCCGGTGCCGAGTTTAATTTGTCCAACTGTAATGGATTCAGACGGATTGAATAATCTTTTTGTTGGATCGCCTTGGGAAAAACCCTCTCCATGCAATGTTGCATCGGAAACGAGCAGTTGATTAGGCTGGCGCGTAGAAAGCAACCGAACCGAATCAGTTTTTAATAAGCCGCTATATGAAAGTTTAATTACAGTGTATAAATTATCGGGAGCTGTTTTGGGCAGGTTAATTAACAAATCACAATTATTCAACAGTGTGTATTTTAACGATTTTTTCTCCGGATCGGCCATTAAAACAGCCTGCTCCATTTTATTTACCGAACCCCAGTCCCGAAATTCGGTTTTAAAACCGGGATCTTTTTCTCCGTTTGAACCTGATTTCGTCATGTTCCTCAAAATTAACATTCAGTATCAGTTGCCCGTTGAGCCAAACTTTTAAAATAGGCCAGTCCAATATAATGTAATACCTATTCCAGTGCACATTTGGTTTTATCAGATTTGGCAAAGGAATATCCAGATTAGTTTAAGACTTTTAAAGTAAGTCAATATTTGTAACTTGACAAGATTGTTTTTTTAAGGCAACTGTCTTTCAAAACCGATACCTGAACCAATCAATATCCACAAAACCATTTTCACTCAGATTATTGTAGTTATAAATTCCAATATAATCGCCGCGGAAACCACCCCATTTCAGGGTATATTTTCCACTAAAAGGTCGGAAGTTAATTCCATCCGTACTGAGATAATAGGTATTGACACAATCTTTGCTAATAACAGAACGAATCCAAATGATATTTGATGTAATTTCTTCTCCCTCTTCAACTTTTCCGTTATCGTTGTATTTAATGACTTTACCTTTTTCCATCATTTTAACTCCAAATGTACAGTAATCTTTACCACCATTAAAATGACACAAGCCAGCCTCCTGTCCTACTACCATT contains these protein-coding regions:
- a CDS encoding sialate O-acetylesterase; the encoded protein is MPVVFGEPGSFYTKKVPEAKVFNAILFQMAGKHRNIEVVSSKGLNHKVDTVHFDAAAQREFGKRCAEKLLL